From one Luteipulveratus mongoliensis genomic stretch:
- a CDS encoding phosphoadenylyl-sulfate reductase, producing MTVATDLRGLAQQGAAELEGATAEDVLRWADRHLDRVAVAASMQDTVLVHLASRVIPGIDVLFLDTGYHFPETLQTRDQVARTYDVTLRNLTARQTVAEQDETYGAKLHDRDPDLCCSLRKTHPLDEAIDTYDGWATGLRRAESATRANTPVVAFDERREKIKLAPLALWTDEQVEAYIDEHDVIMNPLLSQGFPSIGCAPCTRRVLAGEDARAGRWSGNDKTECGIHL from the coding sequence ATGACCGTCGCGACCGATCTGCGCGGGCTGGCCCAGCAGGGTGCCGCCGAGCTCGAGGGCGCGACCGCCGAGGACGTGCTGCGTTGGGCGGACCGTCACCTCGACCGTGTCGCCGTCGCCGCATCCATGCAGGACACGGTGCTGGTCCACCTGGCCTCGCGTGTGATCCCCGGCATCGACGTGCTCTTCCTCGACACCGGCTACCACTTCCCGGAGACGCTGCAGACGCGTGACCAGGTCGCGCGGACCTACGACGTGACCTTGCGCAACCTGACCGCCCGCCAGACGGTCGCTGAGCAGGACGAGACCTACGGGGCCAAGCTGCACGACCGAGACCCCGACCTCTGCTGCTCGCTTCGCAAGACACACCCGTTGGACGAGGCGATCGACACCTACGACGGCTGGGCGACCGGCTTGCGCCGGGCAGAGTCGGCGACGCGCGCCAACACTCCGGTCGTCGCCTTCGACGAGCGTCGCGAGAAGATCAAGCTTGCGCCGCTTGCGCTGTGGACCGACGAGCAGGTCGAGGCCTACATCGACGAGCACGACGTGATCATGAATCCGCTTCTGTCGCAGGGCTTTCCGTCGATCGGTTGTGCGCCGTGCACGCGTCGCGTGCTCGCTGGTGAGGACGCTCGCGCGGGTCGTTGGTCGGGCAACGACAAGACTGAGTGCGGGATCCACCTGTGA
- the cysC gene encoding adenylyl-sulfate kinase, which translates to MTTVWLTGLSGAGKTTVAEALAERLRSEGRSVEVLDGDELRTNLSAGLGFSREDRSTHVRRVGFVAELLSRHGVVSLVPVIAPYADARHDVRAHHDKHDTSYLEVHVATPLAECARRDVKGLYAKAESGELTGLTGVDDPYEAPEEPDLRLDTTGIDLSTAVDHVHQLLTATTTEEAAS; encoded by the coding sequence GTGACCACGGTCTGGCTGACCGGGCTCTCCGGTGCGGGCAAGACGACGGTCGCAGAGGCGCTCGCGGAGCGGCTGCGCTCCGAGGGCCGGTCGGTCGAGGTGCTGGACGGCGACGAGCTGCGCACGAATCTGTCTGCGGGGCTTGGCTTCTCGCGTGAGGACCGCAGCACGCACGTACGCCGGGTCGGCTTCGTCGCCGAGCTGTTGTCGCGTCACGGCGTCGTGTCTCTGGTGCCCGTCATCGCGCCGTACGCCGACGCCCGCCATGACGTACGCGCTCACCATGACAAGCACGACACGTCCTACCTCGAGGTGCACGTCGCGACCCCGTTGGCCGAGTGCGCGCGCCGCGACGTCAAGGGGCTGTACGCCAAGGCTGAGTCCGGCGAGCTGACCGGCCTGACTGGTGTCGACGACCCCTACGAAGCGCCCGAGGAGCCGGACCTGCGGCTGGACACGACAGGCATCGACCTGAGCACCGCCGTGGACCACGTCCATCAGCTGCTGACCGCAACGACCACAGAGGAGGCGGCGTCATGA
- the cysD gene encoding sulfate adenylyltransferase subunit CysD produces the protein MTATTDAPDVTGLSPTLADLEAEAIEIIREVVAEFDRPALLFSGGKDSAVLLHLARKAVWPAPLPITLLHVDTGHNLPEVLRFRDQVVADGNLRIEVAHVEEWIADGRLKERPDGTRNPLQTVPLLDTIAAQKFDALLGGARRDEDRARAKERIFSVRDAFGGWDPRRQRPELWNIYNGRHAPGEHTRVFPISNWTELDIWAYIEAENVPLPDIYYAHERDVFLRDGMLLTPGPWGGPRDGETLERKTVRYRTVGDGSCTGAVESDASDVRTVIAEITVSRLTERGATRADDRLSEAAMEDRKREGYF, from the coding sequence ATGACTGCCACGACTGACGCGCCCGACGTCACTGGACTCAGCCCGACGCTGGCTGACCTGGAGGCCGAGGCGATCGAGATCATCCGCGAGGTGGTCGCCGAGTTCGACCGTCCCGCACTGCTTTTCAGCGGCGGCAAGGACTCGGCGGTACTGCTGCACCTCGCGCGCAAGGCAGTCTGGCCGGCGCCGCTGCCGATCACGCTGCTGCACGTCGACACCGGTCACAACCTGCCGGAGGTGCTGCGCTTCCGCGACCAGGTTGTTGCCGATGGCAACCTGCGCATCGAGGTTGCTCACGTCGAGGAGTGGATCGCCGACGGGCGTCTCAAGGAGCGCCCCGATGGCACCCGCAACCCGTTGCAGACCGTGCCGCTGCTGGACACCATCGCTGCGCAGAAGTTCGACGCCCTCCTCGGTGGTGCGCGCCGCGACGAGGACCGCGCCCGGGCCAAGGAGCGCATCTTCTCGGTGCGCGACGCGTTCGGCGGCTGGGACCCGCGCCGTCAGCGTCCTGAGCTGTGGAACATCTACAACGGTCGTCACGCACCGGGGGAGCACACGCGCGTCTTCCCGATCTCCAACTGGACCGAGCTCGACATCTGGGCCTACATCGAGGCCGAGAACGTCCCGCTGCCCGACATCTACTACGCCCACGAGCGTGACGTGTTCCTGCGCGACGGCATGCTGCTGACGCCGGGTCCCTGGGGCGGCCCTCGCGACGGCGAGACCCTCGAGCGCAAGACCGTCCGCTACCGCACGGTCGGCGACGGCTCCTGCACCGGCGCCGTGGAGAGCGACGCGAGTGACGTACGGACCGTGATCGCCGAGATCACCGTCAGCCGACTGACCGAGCGTGGCGCGACCCGAGCCGATGACCGGCTCTCCGAGGCTGCCATGGAAGACCG